The sequence below is a genomic window from Plutella xylostella chromosome 14, ilPluXylo3.1, whole genome shotgun sequence.
GTCACTCACGTACAGCTGGGCGGCGGGCCCGGGCAGGCCCAGGTCGGCGCTGGAGaggccgcggcgcgcgcgcacgccCGCCAGCAGCTGGTCCTTGGCGCGGCGCCGCGTGAACCTCACGATGATGGACGGGGGCCGCGCGTCGGGACGCTCCGCTCCACCTGCAGCACCGCCGCTCGGGAAACGACGAACACGATGTATGGAGTCCAGGTCACTATCCTGCATTGTTATGCCGACCTTGGCACAAATGGAATGCAGAATATTAATTAGGTTTTCCCCTTTGTTAACAGGGACTCCTGATATTTCTAGGTTATTCATTCGGGCATACTGGTCACGACTGTTATTTTCGATTTGGAGTTTGTTTATCGTTTCGTTGGCCGTCTTCAAATCTAGTTCCAGCTTAGAAACAGTAGCCATTTTTGTTTCCATAATGACTAAGCG
It includes:
- the LOC119690774 gene encoding uncharacterized protein LOC119690774; amino-acid sequence: MGAEKKAAWRCIACRSAPAQPATSTLAEMPAITELISEIKAFRAEFTAVKADISSASIGIQNLNTKWNEMESRFSNLEDRLVIMETKMATVSKLELDLKTANETINKLQIENNSRDQYARMNNLEISGVPVNKGENLINILHSICAKVGITMQDSDLDSIHRVRRFPSGGAAGGAERPDARPPSIIVRFTRRRAKDQLLAGVRARRGLSSADLGLPGPAAQLYVSDHLTPANKLLLKRARELKSELNFTYLWVRDCKIYMRKSDNAKVVVINNECDLKKLK